One stretch of Trichomycterus rosablanca isolate fTriRos1 chromosome 3, fTriRos1.hap1, whole genome shotgun sequence DNA includes these proteins:
- the cblc gene encoding E3 ubiquitin-protein ligase CBL-C isoform X3 produces MAMAGSLRRSDLNLETDLSGSASQTLTSADYKLFDKVLKKLDKLNRLCSDPQLRLKVSPPYLPELVLDTVKLLTDVWAPYRTSVPAVPRWDEGEYLRIHVRHLLDKTEKAVLLFKEGKEKIFEEKSSYRRKLTKLSLLFSHMLWELRAMFPGARFQGDTYILTKTEARQFWRAIFGYRCIVQWSVFKQHLKRVHNFEEGMEAMALKSTIDLTCNDHISIFEFDIFTRLFQPWSTLLRNWNQLAVTHPGYMAFLTYDQVQARLENHIHRPGSYIFRLSCTRMGQWAIGYVASNGSIVQTIPENTPLFQALIHGFREGCYLYPDGRDVNPDLTSLCTPSQKGCVKVTEEQYELYCDMGSTFQLCKICTEREKDTRIQPCGHLLCRPCLTGWQKSDARTCPYCRCDIRGTESILIEPYLPTKDRTPPRKKDEEEEDEEEEEDHIDMQQFMKELTAMKMTSEEEYQYPRSSLMPPPLPPKQSISPSSSCPSPRPQVRDRLVKSHSDSRRSAF; encoded by the exons ATGGCGATGGCTGGAAGTCTAAGGAGATCTGACCTAAACCTTGAAACGGATTTATCTGGGTCAGCATCCCAAACCCTGACAAGTGCCGACTACAAACTTTTCGACAAGGTACTTAAGAAATTAGACAAACTTAATAGGCTGTGTTCAGACCCACAACTACGCCTGAAGGTCAGTCCACCGTACCTGCCGGAGCTGGTCCTGGACACTGTAAAGCTCCTGACGGATGTATGGGCTCCATATAGGACATCGGTCCCAGCGGTGCCTCGGTGGGATGAGGGAGAGTACTTAAGGATCCACGTCCGACACTTGCTGGACAAGACGGAAAAGGCCGTGCTGCTGTTCAAGGAGGGCAAGGAGAAGATCTTTGAGGAAAAGTCGAGCTATAG GAGAAAACTGACTAAACTGTCTCTGCTGTTCAGCCACATGCTTTGGGAGCTCCGTGCCATGTTTCCTGGGGCTCGATTTCAGGGTGACACCTACATTCTGACCAAAACAGAGGCAAGACAGTTCTGGAGGGCAATATTTGGATATAG GTGTATCGTACAGTGGAGTGTTTTTAAGCAGCATCTGAAAAGAGTACACAACTTTGAAGAGGGAATGGAGGCAATGGCTTTGAAGTCGACTATTGATCTGACTTGTAACGATCACATTTCGATCTTCGAGTTTGACATCTTTACCAGGCTCTTTCAG CCCTGGTCAACACTGCTGAGGAACTGGAATCAGTTAGCGGTTACTCACCCAGGATACATGGCCTTCCTCACCTACGACCAGGTACAAGCACGACTGGAAAACCACATACATCGTCCTGGCAG CTACATCTTTCGTCTCAGCTGCACACGAATGGGCCAGTGGGCAATCGGTTATGTGGCATCTAATGGTAGCATTGTGCAAACTATCCCAGAGAACACGCCTTTGTTTCAGGCTCTAATCCATGGATTTAGAGAGGGATG CTACTTATACCCAGATGGGCGTGATGTGAACCCTGACCTTACCAGCCTCTGTACGCCATCTCAGAAAGGTTGTGTTAAGGTCACAGAG GAGCAGTATGAGTTGTACTGTGACATGGGCAGCACATTTCAGCTGTGTAAGATCTGTACTGAGAGAGAAAAGGACACACGCATTCAGCCCTGTGGACATCTGCTCTGCAGACCATGTCTTACTGGTTGGCAG AAATCAGATGCACGCACCTGCCCTTACTGCCGCTGTGACATTAGAGGAACAGAGTCCATCCTCATTGAGCCGTATCTGCCCACAAAAGACAGAACACCGCCAAGAAAAAAAGACGAGGAAGAGGAAGacgaggaagaggaggaagaccATATAGACATGCAACAATTCATGAAAGAGTTAACTGCAATGAAAATG ACATCAGAAGAGGAATATCAATATCCCAGATCCAGCTTAATGCCTCCTCCACTTCCACCGAAACAGAGCATCTCGCCCTCATCCTCGTGCCCCTCTCCCAGACCACAAGTCAGAGACAGACTGGTTAAAAGTCACAGCGACTCG AGAAGATCAGCTTTCTGA
- the cblc gene encoding E3 ubiquitin-protein ligase CBL-C isoform X1 gives MAMAGSLRRSDLNLETDLSGSASQTLTSADYKLFDKVLKKLDKLNRLCSDPQLRLKVSPPYLPELVLDTVKLLTDVWAPYRTSVPAVPRWDEGEYLRIHVRHLLDKTEKAVLLFKEGKEKIFEEKSSYRRKLTKLSLLFSHMLWELRAMFPGARFQGDTYILTKTEARQFWRAIFGYRCIVQWSVFKQHLKRVHNFEEGMEAMALKSTIDLTCNDHISIFEFDIFTRLFQPWSTLLRNWNQLAVTHPGYMAFLTYDQVQARLENHIHRPGSYIFRLSCTRMGQWAIGYVASNGSIVQTIPENTPLFQALIHGFREGCYLYPDGRDVNPDLTSLCTPSQKGCVKVTEEQYELYCDMGSTFQLCKICTEREKDTRIQPCGHLLCRPCLTGWQKSDARTCPYCRCDIRGTESILIEPYLPTKDRTPPRKKDEEEEDEEEEEDHIDMQQFMKELTAMKMTSEEEYQYPRSSLMPPPLPPKQSISPSSSCPSPRPQVRDRLVKSHSDSSTSSIISHSVNQLTHSEASDREDQLSEQSLSLPSVLQSCRNVGVPWTRTARSDKKRKDKTREKKEKRGELDTGSVERQSRHKNSHRHLSSLTFLQDFTMEANIMKD, from the exons ATGGCGATGGCTGGAAGTCTAAGGAGATCTGACCTAAACCTTGAAACGGATTTATCTGGGTCAGCATCCCAAACCCTGACAAGTGCCGACTACAAACTTTTCGACAAGGTACTTAAGAAATTAGACAAACTTAATAGGCTGTGTTCAGACCCACAACTACGCCTGAAGGTCAGTCCACCGTACCTGCCGGAGCTGGTCCTGGACACTGTAAAGCTCCTGACGGATGTATGGGCTCCATATAGGACATCGGTCCCAGCGGTGCCTCGGTGGGATGAGGGAGAGTACTTAAGGATCCACGTCCGACACTTGCTGGACAAGACGGAAAAGGCCGTGCTGCTGTTCAAGGAGGGCAAGGAGAAGATCTTTGAGGAAAAGTCGAGCTATAG GAGAAAACTGACTAAACTGTCTCTGCTGTTCAGCCACATGCTTTGGGAGCTCCGTGCCATGTTTCCTGGGGCTCGATTTCAGGGTGACACCTACATTCTGACCAAAACAGAGGCAAGACAGTTCTGGAGGGCAATATTTGGATATAG GTGTATCGTACAGTGGAGTGTTTTTAAGCAGCATCTGAAAAGAGTACACAACTTTGAAGAGGGAATGGAGGCAATGGCTTTGAAGTCGACTATTGATCTGACTTGTAACGATCACATTTCGATCTTCGAGTTTGACATCTTTACCAGGCTCTTTCAG CCCTGGTCAACACTGCTGAGGAACTGGAATCAGTTAGCGGTTACTCACCCAGGATACATGGCCTTCCTCACCTACGACCAGGTACAAGCACGACTGGAAAACCACATACATCGTCCTGGCAG CTACATCTTTCGTCTCAGCTGCACACGAATGGGCCAGTGGGCAATCGGTTATGTGGCATCTAATGGTAGCATTGTGCAAACTATCCCAGAGAACACGCCTTTGTTTCAGGCTCTAATCCATGGATTTAGAGAGGGATG CTACTTATACCCAGATGGGCGTGATGTGAACCCTGACCTTACCAGCCTCTGTACGCCATCTCAGAAAGGTTGTGTTAAGGTCACAGAG GAGCAGTATGAGTTGTACTGTGACATGGGCAGCACATTTCAGCTGTGTAAGATCTGTACTGAGAGAGAAAAGGACACACGCATTCAGCCCTGTGGACATCTGCTCTGCAGACCATGTCTTACTGGTTGGCAG AAATCAGATGCACGCACCTGCCCTTACTGCCGCTGTGACATTAGAGGAACAGAGTCCATCCTCATTGAGCCGTATCTGCCCACAAAAGACAGAACACCGCCAAGAAAAAAAGACGAGGAAGAGGAAGacgaggaagaggaggaagaccATATAGACATGCAACAATTCATGAAAGAGTTAACTGCAATGAAAATG ACATCAGAAGAGGAATATCAATATCCCAGATCCAGCTTAATGCCTCCTCCACTTCCACCGAAACAGAGCATCTCGCCCTCATCCTCGTGCCCCTCTCCCAGACCACAAGTCAGAGACAGACTGGTTAAAAGTCACAGCGACTCG AGTACCAGCAGCATTATTTCACATTCTGTCAACCAGCTAACTCACTCTGAAGCATCTGACAG AGAAGATCAGCTTTCTGAGCAGAGTCTAAGCCTTCCATCAGTTTTACAGTCATGCAGAAATG TTGGAGTCCCATGGACAAGAACTGcacgttcagataaaaaaaggaaagacaAAACAAGGGAAAAGAAGGAGAAGAGGGGCGAGCTGGACACAGGATCAGTGGAAAGACAGAGTCGACATAAAAACTCCCACAGACATCTCTCTTCTTTAACATTTCTGCAGGATTTCACCATGGAAGCCAATATAATGAAGGATTAA
- the cblc gene encoding E3 ubiquitin-protein ligase CBL-C isoform X2 encodes MAMAGSLRRSDLNLETDLSGSASQTLTSADYKLFDKVLKKLDKLNRLCSDPQLRLKVSPPYLPELVLDTVKLLTDVWAPYRTSVPAVPRWDEGEYLRIHVRHLLDKTEKAVLLFKEGKEKIFEEKSSYRRKLTKLSLLFSHMLWELRAMFPGARFQGDTYILTKTEARQFWRAIFGYRCIVQWSVFKQHLKRVHNFEEGMEAMALKSTIDLTCNDHISIFEFDIFTRLFQPWSTLLRNWNQLAVTHPGYMAFLTYDQVQARLENHIHRPGSYIFRLSCTRMGQWAIGYVASNGSIVQTIPENTPLFQALIHGFREGCYLYPDGRDVNPDLTSLCTPSQKGCVKVTEEQYELYCDMGSTFQLCKICTEREKDTRIQPCGHLLCRPCLTGWQKSDARTCPYCRCDIRGTESILIEPYLPTKDRTPPRKKDEEEEDEEEEEDHIDMQQFMKELTAMKMTSEEEYQYPRSSLMPPPLPPKQSISPSSSCPSPRPQVRDRLVKSHSDSSTSSIISHSVNQLTHSEASDRSAF; translated from the exons ATGGCGATGGCTGGAAGTCTAAGGAGATCTGACCTAAACCTTGAAACGGATTTATCTGGGTCAGCATCCCAAACCCTGACAAGTGCCGACTACAAACTTTTCGACAAGGTACTTAAGAAATTAGACAAACTTAATAGGCTGTGTTCAGACCCACAACTACGCCTGAAGGTCAGTCCACCGTACCTGCCGGAGCTGGTCCTGGACACTGTAAAGCTCCTGACGGATGTATGGGCTCCATATAGGACATCGGTCCCAGCGGTGCCTCGGTGGGATGAGGGAGAGTACTTAAGGATCCACGTCCGACACTTGCTGGACAAGACGGAAAAGGCCGTGCTGCTGTTCAAGGAGGGCAAGGAGAAGATCTTTGAGGAAAAGTCGAGCTATAG GAGAAAACTGACTAAACTGTCTCTGCTGTTCAGCCACATGCTTTGGGAGCTCCGTGCCATGTTTCCTGGGGCTCGATTTCAGGGTGACACCTACATTCTGACCAAAACAGAGGCAAGACAGTTCTGGAGGGCAATATTTGGATATAG GTGTATCGTACAGTGGAGTGTTTTTAAGCAGCATCTGAAAAGAGTACACAACTTTGAAGAGGGAATGGAGGCAATGGCTTTGAAGTCGACTATTGATCTGACTTGTAACGATCACATTTCGATCTTCGAGTTTGACATCTTTACCAGGCTCTTTCAG CCCTGGTCAACACTGCTGAGGAACTGGAATCAGTTAGCGGTTACTCACCCAGGATACATGGCCTTCCTCACCTACGACCAGGTACAAGCACGACTGGAAAACCACATACATCGTCCTGGCAG CTACATCTTTCGTCTCAGCTGCACACGAATGGGCCAGTGGGCAATCGGTTATGTGGCATCTAATGGTAGCATTGTGCAAACTATCCCAGAGAACACGCCTTTGTTTCAGGCTCTAATCCATGGATTTAGAGAGGGATG CTACTTATACCCAGATGGGCGTGATGTGAACCCTGACCTTACCAGCCTCTGTACGCCATCTCAGAAAGGTTGTGTTAAGGTCACAGAG GAGCAGTATGAGTTGTACTGTGACATGGGCAGCACATTTCAGCTGTGTAAGATCTGTACTGAGAGAGAAAAGGACACACGCATTCAGCCCTGTGGACATCTGCTCTGCAGACCATGTCTTACTGGTTGGCAG AAATCAGATGCACGCACCTGCCCTTACTGCCGCTGTGACATTAGAGGAACAGAGTCCATCCTCATTGAGCCGTATCTGCCCACAAAAGACAGAACACCGCCAAGAAAAAAAGACGAGGAAGAGGAAGacgaggaagaggaggaagaccATATAGACATGCAACAATTCATGAAAGAGTTAACTGCAATGAAAATG ACATCAGAAGAGGAATATCAATATCCCAGATCCAGCTTAATGCCTCCTCCACTTCCACCGAAACAGAGCATCTCGCCCTCATCCTCGTGCCCCTCTCCCAGACCACAAGTCAGAGACAGACTGGTTAAAAGTCACAGCGACTCG AGTACCAGCAGCATTATTTCACATTCTGTCAACCAGCTAACTCACTCTGAAGCATCTGACAG ATCAGCTTTCTGA